From a region of the Drosophila virilis strain 15010-1051.87 chromosome 3, Dvir_AGI_RSII-ME, whole genome shotgun sequence genome:
- the IRSp53 gene encoding BAR/IMD domain-containing adapter protein 2 isoform X4 yields MEAEEITKLVDGVYRNILDRFNPGARQLIAAGKSYLKALHGAATASRLFNEALAKIAMNAQQSGTGDIGSALMSVVNVNKEIQEQQMNILKAFYVDLLVPLETNLEKDTKVVQHEQKKFMQQHKVRMESYQKAVSTMKKQRKKKATPENTEKELRSLQLLEDQKKKLDIFCDQSYKNAMTQERRRYGFVLERQCSIAKHWMAYHATGKTVIDNNFENWQEIAASREIIPPAAYESAGYSSSNSNTRRLVSHHAPSPNNLSLLTTLRLFVCLSVQERIKDADDDQLQLQGQGQGQGLGAQLKKSRSIDAPYGDMRTLHEREGVSGSAHYAQNSLPRAKSDFNLALVGAGPITGSKHKIIEEQLMHGELERGDQRPLVKALYAYMPSGENQLSFEEGDRIALVGAKAKGWQFGENLRTQHFGWFPVAYTNAESLELPPSAGRRYENMHMSYERNGASGLRSYHEQQQQQQQQQQQYEAQLELLDSDATYRRRRNHSAEESSPTRMFGDTIKQQKKYRSGSAANPRPGPPPTLPAPVPNAGQSQSARMLNSSQSFCATNGVPAAVERRKQKLLNGAQSSMSQPSTKSAAAAKTSLHSSNDSGFANEPPPQPEVDYSDEEPATQRVPIRRRGIYRNYSIGYRS; encoded by the exons ATGGAGGCCGAAGAAATTACAAAGCTCGTTGATGGCGTTTATAGG AATATACTCGATAGATTTAATCCGGGTGCCAGGCAGCTAATTGCGGCGGGCAAAAGTTACCTGAAGGCGTTGCATG GTGCCGCAACTGCCTCGCGTCTATTCAATGAAGCATTGGCCAAGATTGCAATGAACGCGCAACAAAGCGGAACAGGCGATATTG GTTCGGCTTTGATGAGCGTTGTTAATGTTAACAAGGAGATACAGGAGCAACAGATGAATATT CTGAAAGCCTTCTACGTTGATCTATTGGTGCCATTGGAGACGAATTTGGAGAAGGACACGAAAGTCGTGCAACATgagcaaaagaaatttatgcAGCAGCACAAAGTGCGCATGGAGAGCTACCAGAAGGCCGTTTCCACAATGAAAAAGCAGCGCAAGAAAAAGGCCACGCCCGAGAATACCGAAAAGGAGCTGAGA AGCCTGCAACTGTTGGAGgatcaaaagaaaaaactcgACATATTTTGTGATCAGAGCTATAAGAAT GCCATGACACAGGAGCGTCGTCGCTATGGCTTCGTCTTGGAGCGCCAGTGCTCGATCGCCAAGCACTGGATGGCCTACCATGCCACCGGCAAAACAGTAATTGATAATAATTTCGAAAATTGGCAAGAGATTGCCGCTTCTCGTGAGATAATTCCGCCGGCCGCATACGAAAGCGCcggctacagcagcagcaacagcaacacaagaCGCCTGGTGAGTCATCATGCGCCCAGCCCTAACAACCTCTCTCTCTTAACCACTCTCCGACTGttcgtctgtttgtctgtccaGGAGCGCATCAAAGACGCTGACGATGatcagcttcagctccaggGCCAAGGCCAGGGCCAGGGCCTGGGCGCCCAGCTAAAGAAGTCGCGCAGCATCGATGCGCCGTACGGCGACATGCGCACTCTGCACGAGCGTGAGGGTGTCTCTGGATCGGCGCACTATGCTCAGAACTCGCTGCCACGTGCCAAATCCGATTTCAATCTGGCGCTGGTCGGCGCAGGACCCATCACAG GCAGCAAACACAAAATCATTGAGGAGCAGCTGATGCATGGCGAGCTCGAGCGCGGGGATCAACGTCCGCTGGTCAAGGCGCTCTACGCGTACATGCCGTCCGGCGAGAATCAGCTGTCCTTTGAGGAGGGCGATCGCATAGCGCTTGTGGGCGCCAAGGCCAAGGGCTGGCAGTTCGGTGAGAATCTGCGCACTCAGCACTTCGGCTGGTTCCCTGTGGCGTACACCAACGCGGAGAGCCTGGAGCTGCCGCCCTCCGCCGGTCGACGCTACGAGAACATGCACATGAGCTACGAGCGCAACGGCGCCAGCGGACTGCGCAGCTACcatgaacagcagcagcagcaacagcagcagcagcagcagtatgAGGCGCAACTGGAGCTCCTGGACAGCGATGCCACCTATCGGCGACGACGCAATCACAGCGCCGAGGAGTCCTCGCCCACGCGCATGTTTGGCGACACCATcaagcagcagaagaagtACCGCTCCGGCTCCGCGGCCAATCCACGTCCCGGCCCGCCGCCCACGCTGCCCGCTCCCGTGCCCAATGCTGGCCAGAGCCAGAGCGCCCGAATGCTGAACAGCTCGCAAAGCTTCTGTGCCACCAATGGGGTGCCAGCTGCCGTGGAGAGGCGCAAGCAGAAGCTGCTAAATGGAGCACAG AGCTCGATGAGTCAACCGTCCACAAAGTCCGCGGCGGCGGCAAAGACCTCGCtgcacagcagcaacgacaGCGGCTTCGCCAATGAGCCGCCGCCTCAGCCCGAGGTGGACTACTCCGACGAGGAGCCAGCCACACAACGTGTGCCCATACG CAGGCGCGGTATTTATCGCAACTATTCCATAGGCTACAGAAGCTAG
- the IRSp53 gene encoding uncharacterized protein IRSp53 isoform X1, giving the protein MEAEEITKLVDGVYRNILDRFNPGARQLIAAGKSYLKALHGAATASRLFNEALAKIAMNAQQSGTGDIGSALMSVVNVNKEIQEQQMNILKAFYVDLLVPLETNLEKDTKVVQHEQKKFMQQHKVRMESYQKAVSTMKKQRKKKATPENTEKELRSLQLLEDQKKKLDIFCDQSYKNAMTQERRRYGFVLERQCSIAKHWMAYHATGKTVIDNNFENWQEIAASREIIPPAAYESAGYSSSNSNTRRLVSHHAPSPNNLSLLTTLRLFVCLSVQERIKDADDDQLQLQGQGQGQGLGAQLKKSRSIDAPYGDMRTLHEREGVSGSAHYAQNSLPRAKSDFNLALVGAGPITGSKHKIIEEQLMHGELERGDQRPLVKALYAYMPSGENQLSFEEGDRIALVGAKAKGWQFGENLRTQHFGWFPVAYTNAESLELPPSAGRRYENMHMSYERNGASGLRSYHEQQQQQQQQQQQYEAQLELLDSDATYRRRRNHSAEESSPTRMFGDTIKQQKKYRSGSAANPRPGPPPTLPAPVPNAGQSQSARMLNSSQSFCATNGVPAAVERRKQKLLNGAQSSMSQPSTKSAAAAKTSLHSSNDSGFANEPPPQPEVDYSDEEPATQRVPIRRRADTNTHTVPRDVASWTLSRNFRNSVDSQIDDKSLNRLSRQSVGVGGKMRYDLIASDDEILQASSAGLKRTKSFWKFGGGRSGEDILAGMSLWQHRDLVAAPNMEEMRDESRSDEDRERNSHSNGNGTLTKSHNSSSSQEKRGRKDSITSTELYGDDDENIYGISPAMPPQKQQQQHQPAQQQQQQRSSGYTPKSRMKIMKTIEIDIEEPSESERLSTMRRGQTQHQQSDYGHGHRKLDKQGSGSASSTPQHKTQTLSRSKPAQQQQQQQFPNSTDEGESDEHGTLKMSDVNNFFDDMQHDGAGNTGNGAGGGNHGLVMKTLKRKDILKQYYTSEDESEAELKSTSSDPYDCIVINDHLVRKDDKLRRQHHHQQQQQMEFHTFRSSTSTMATNTLKKSNSKDQESTLTRNSTANSAGAPTATILPRTRLLKSSSSSSNNNNNNNNSHNNNSSSATLERNLKAHVGNKSYGPWYDFWDQEQHGITGQKSASAKLK; this is encoded by the exons ATGGAGGCCGAAGAAATTACAAAGCTCGTTGATGGCGTTTATAGG AATATACTCGATAGATTTAATCCGGGTGCCAGGCAGCTAATTGCGGCGGGCAAAAGTTACCTGAAGGCGTTGCATG GTGCCGCAACTGCCTCGCGTCTATTCAATGAAGCATTGGCCAAGATTGCAATGAACGCGCAACAAAGCGGAACAGGCGATATTG GTTCGGCTTTGATGAGCGTTGTTAATGTTAACAAGGAGATACAGGAGCAACAGATGAATATT CTGAAAGCCTTCTACGTTGATCTATTGGTGCCATTGGAGACGAATTTGGAGAAGGACACGAAAGTCGTGCAACATgagcaaaagaaatttatgcAGCAGCACAAAGTGCGCATGGAGAGCTACCAGAAGGCCGTTTCCACAATGAAAAAGCAGCGCAAGAAAAAGGCCACGCCCGAGAATACCGAAAAGGAGCTGAGA AGCCTGCAACTGTTGGAGgatcaaaagaaaaaactcgACATATTTTGTGATCAGAGCTATAAGAAT GCCATGACACAGGAGCGTCGTCGCTATGGCTTCGTCTTGGAGCGCCAGTGCTCGATCGCCAAGCACTGGATGGCCTACCATGCCACCGGCAAAACAGTAATTGATAATAATTTCGAAAATTGGCAAGAGATTGCCGCTTCTCGTGAGATAATTCCGCCGGCCGCATACGAAAGCGCcggctacagcagcagcaacagcaacacaagaCGCCTGGTGAGTCATCATGCGCCCAGCCCTAACAACCTCTCTCTCTTAACCACTCTCCGACTGttcgtctgtttgtctgtccaGGAGCGCATCAAAGACGCTGACGATGatcagcttcagctccaggGCCAAGGCCAGGGCCAGGGCCTGGGCGCCCAGCTAAAGAAGTCGCGCAGCATCGATGCGCCGTACGGCGACATGCGCACTCTGCACGAGCGTGAGGGTGTCTCTGGATCGGCGCACTATGCTCAGAACTCGCTGCCACGTGCCAAATCCGATTTCAATCTGGCGCTGGTCGGCGCAGGACCCATCACAG GCAGCAAACACAAAATCATTGAGGAGCAGCTGATGCATGGCGAGCTCGAGCGCGGGGATCAACGTCCGCTGGTCAAGGCGCTCTACGCGTACATGCCGTCCGGCGAGAATCAGCTGTCCTTTGAGGAGGGCGATCGCATAGCGCTTGTGGGCGCCAAGGCCAAGGGCTGGCAGTTCGGTGAGAATCTGCGCACTCAGCACTTCGGCTGGTTCCCTGTGGCGTACACCAACGCGGAGAGCCTGGAGCTGCCGCCCTCCGCCGGTCGACGCTACGAGAACATGCACATGAGCTACGAGCGCAACGGCGCCAGCGGACTGCGCAGCTACcatgaacagcagcagcagcaacagcagcagcagcagcagtatgAGGCGCAACTGGAGCTCCTGGACAGCGATGCCACCTATCGGCGACGACGCAATCACAGCGCCGAGGAGTCCTCGCCCACGCGCATGTTTGGCGACACCATcaagcagcagaagaagtACCGCTCCGGCTCCGCGGCCAATCCACGTCCCGGCCCGCCGCCCACGCTGCCCGCTCCCGTGCCCAATGCTGGCCAGAGCCAGAGCGCCCGAATGCTGAACAGCTCGCAAAGCTTCTGTGCCACCAATGGGGTGCCAGCTGCCGTGGAGAGGCGCAAGCAGAAGCTGCTAAATGGAGCACAG AGCTCGATGAGTCAACCGTCCACAAAGTCCGCGGCGGCGGCAAAGACCTCGCtgcacagcagcaacgacaGCGGCTTCGCCAATGAGCCGCCGCCTCAGCCCGAGGTGGACTACTCCGACGAGGAGCCAGCCACACAACGTGTGCCCATACG ACGACGCGCGGACACGAATACACATACGGTGCCGCGGGATGTGGCCTCCTGGACACTGAGCCGCAATTTCCGGAACAGCGTGGACAGCCAGATCGATGACAAGAGCCTTAACCGGCTGAGCCGGCAGAGCGTTGGTGTTGGCGGCAAGATGCGTTATGATTTGATTGCCTCGGACGATGAGATACTGCAGGCCTCCAGTGCGGGCTTGAAGCGCACCAAATCCTTCTGGAAGTTTGGCGGCGGCCGCAGCGGCGAGGACATCCTGGCCGGCATGTCGCTCTGGCAGCATCGCGATCTGGTCGCAGCGCCCAATATGGAGGAGATGCGCGACGAGTCGCGCTCCGACGAGGATCGGGAGCGCAACAGTCACAGCAACGGAAATGGCACACTGACCAAGTCGCACAACTCCAGCTCCTCGCAGGAGAAGCGCGGACGCAAGGACAGCATAACTAGCACGGAACTCTATGGCGATGACGATGAGAACATCTATGGCATTAGTCCGGCCATGCCGCcacagaaacagcagcagcagcaccagccggcgcaacagcagcagcagcagaggagCAGCGGCTACACGCCCAAGTCGCGCATGAAGATCATGAAGACGATCGAGATTGATATTGAAGAGCCCTCAGAGAGCGAACGGCTAAGCACTATGCGACGCGGCCAGACGCAGCATCAGCAGTCGGACTATGGCCATGGACATCGCAAGCTGGACAAGCAAGGTTCGGGCTCCGCCTCCTCGACGCCACAGCACAAGACACAGACGCTCAGCCGCTCCAAGccggcacagcagcaacagcagcagcagttcccAAACTCCACGGATGAGGGGGAGAGCGATGAGCATGGAACGCTCAAAATGAGCGATgtgaacaacttttttgatgacaTGCAGCATGATGGAGCTGGCAATACTGGCAATGGCGCCGGAGGCGGCAATCATGGCCTGGTCATGAAGACGCTCAAGCGCAAGGACATACTCAAGCAGTACTACACCAGCGAGGATGAGTCCGAGGCCGAGCTCAAGTCAACTAGCTCCGATCCCTATGACTGCATCGTCATCAATGATCATCTGGTGCGCAAGGACGACAAGCTGAGACGCCAGCAtcaccatcagcagcagcagcagatggaGTTTCACACATTCCGCTCGTCCACATCCACAATGGCGACCAATACGCTAAAGAAGTCCAACTCCAAGGACCAGGAGAGCACGCTGACCCGCAATTCCACAGCCAACTCGGCCGGCGCACCAACTGCCACCATATTGCCACGCACGCGTCTGCTCAAGTCAtcttccagcagcagcaacaacaacaacaacaacaacaacagccacaataacaacagcagcagtgcCACCCTGGAACGTAACTTAAAGGCGCACGTGGGCAACAAGAGCTACGGTCCGTGGTACGACTTCTGGGATCAGGAACAGCATGGCATCACTGGCCAGAAAAGCGCCAGCGCCAAGCTGAAGTGA
- the IRSp53 gene encoding BAR/IMD domain-containing adapter protein 2 isoform X5, which yields MEAEEITKLVDGVYRNILDRFNPGARQLIAAGKSYLKALHGAATASRLFNEALAKIAMNAQQSGTGDIGSALMSVVNVNKEIQEQQMNILKAFYVDLLVPLETNLEKDTKVVQHEQKKFMQQHKVRMESYQKAVSTMKKQRKKKATPENTEKELRSLQLLEDQKKKLDIFCDQSYKNAMTQERRRYGFVLERQCSIAKHWMAYHATGKTVIDNNFENWQEIAASREIIPPAAYESAGYSSSNSNTRRLVSHHAPSPNNLSLLTTLRLFVCLSVQERIKDADDDQLQLQGQGQGQGLGAQLKKSRSIDAPYGDMRTLHEREGVSGSAHYAQNSLPRAKSDFNLALVGAGPITGSKHKIIEEQLMHGELERGDQRPLVKALYAYMPSGENQLSFEEGDRIALVGAKAKGWQFGENLRTQHFGWFPVAYTNAESLELPPSAGRRYENMHMSYERNGASGLRSYHEQQQQQQQQQQQYEAQLELLDSDATYRRRRNHSAEESSPTRMFGDTIKQQKKYRSGSAANPRPGPPPTLPAPVPNAGQSQSARMLNSSQSFCATNGVPAAVERRKQKLLNGAQSSMSQPSTKSAAAAKTSLHSSNDSGFANEPPPQPEVDYSDEEPATQRVPIRRGIYRNYSIGYRS from the exons ATGGAGGCCGAAGAAATTACAAAGCTCGTTGATGGCGTTTATAGG AATATACTCGATAGATTTAATCCGGGTGCCAGGCAGCTAATTGCGGCGGGCAAAAGTTACCTGAAGGCGTTGCATG GTGCCGCAACTGCCTCGCGTCTATTCAATGAAGCATTGGCCAAGATTGCAATGAACGCGCAACAAAGCGGAACAGGCGATATTG GTTCGGCTTTGATGAGCGTTGTTAATGTTAACAAGGAGATACAGGAGCAACAGATGAATATT CTGAAAGCCTTCTACGTTGATCTATTGGTGCCATTGGAGACGAATTTGGAGAAGGACACGAAAGTCGTGCAACATgagcaaaagaaatttatgcAGCAGCACAAAGTGCGCATGGAGAGCTACCAGAAGGCCGTTTCCACAATGAAAAAGCAGCGCAAGAAAAAGGCCACGCCCGAGAATACCGAAAAGGAGCTGAGA AGCCTGCAACTGTTGGAGgatcaaaagaaaaaactcgACATATTTTGTGATCAGAGCTATAAGAAT GCCATGACACAGGAGCGTCGTCGCTATGGCTTCGTCTTGGAGCGCCAGTGCTCGATCGCCAAGCACTGGATGGCCTACCATGCCACCGGCAAAACAGTAATTGATAATAATTTCGAAAATTGGCAAGAGATTGCCGCTTCTCGTGAGATAATTCCGCCGGCCGCATACGAAAGCGCcggctacagcagcagcaacagcaacacaagaCGCCTGGTGAGTCATCATGCGCCCAGCCCTAACAACCTCTCTCTCTTAACCACTCTCCGACTGttcgtctgtttgtctgtccaGGAGCGCATCAAAGACGCTGACGATGatcagcttcagctccaggGCCAAGGCCAGGGCCAGGGCCTGGGCGCCCAGCTAAAGAAGTCGCGCAGCATCGATGCGCCGTACGGCGACATGCGCACTCTGCACGAGCGTGAGGGTGTCTCTGGATCGGCGCACTATGCTCAGAACTCGCTGCCACGTGCCAAATCCGATTTCAATCTGGCGCTGGTCGGCGCAGGACCCATCACAG GCAGCAAACACAAAATCATTGAGGAGCAGCTGATGCATGGCGAGCTCGAGCGCGGGGATCAACGTCCGCTGGTCAAGGCGCTCTACGCGTACATGCCGTCCGGCGAGAATCAGCTGTCCTTTGAGGAGGGCGATCGCATAGCGCTTGTGGGCGCCAAGGCCAAGGGCTGGCAGTTCGGTGAGAATCTGCGCACTCAGCACTTCGGCTGGTTCCCTGTGGCGTACACCAACGCGGAGAGCCTGGAGCTGCCGCCCTCCGCCGGTCGACGCTACGAGAACATGCACATGAGCTACGAGCGCAACGGCGCCAGCGGACTGCGCAGCTACcatgaacagcagcagcagcaacagcagcagcagcagcagtatgAGGCGCAACTGGAGCTCCTGGACAGCGATGCCACCTATCGGCGACGACGCAATCACAGCGCCGAGGAGTCCTCGCCCACGCGCATGTTTGGCGACACCATcaagcagcagaagaagtACCGCTCCGGCTCCGCGGCCAATCCACGTCCCGGCCCGCCGCCCACGCTGCCCGCTCCCGTGCCCAATGCTGGCCAGAGCCAGAGCGCCCGAATGCTGAACAGCTCGCAAAGCTTCTGTGCCACCAATGGGGTGCCAGCTGCCGTGGAGAGGCGCAAGCAGAAGCTGCTAAATGGAGCACAG AGCTCGATGAGTCAACCGTCCACAAAGTCCGCGGCGGCGGCAAAGACCTCGCtgcacagcagcaacgacaGCGGCTTCGCCAATGAGCCGCCGCCTCAGCCCGAGGTGGACTACTCCGACGAGGAGCCAGCCACACAACGTGTGCCCATACG GCGCGGTATTTATCGCAACTATTCCATAGGCTACAGAAGCTAG
- the IRSp53 gene encoding BAR/IMD domain-containing adapter protein 2 isoform X3, giving the protein MEAEEITKLVDGVYRNILDRFNPGARQLIAAGKSYLKALHGAATASRLFNEALAKIAMNAQQSGTGDIGSALMSVVNVNKEIQEQQMNILKAFYVDLLVPLETNLEKDTKVVQHEQKKFMQQHKVRMESYQKAVSTMKKQRKKKATPENTEKELRSLQLLEDQKKKLDIFCDQSYKNAMTQERRRYGFVLERQCSIAKHWMAYHATGKTVIDNNFENWQEIAASREIIPPAAYESAGYSSSNSNTRRLVSHHAPSPNNLSLLTTLRLFVCLSVQERIKDADDDQLQLQGQGQGQGLGAQLKKSRSIDAPYGDMRTLHEREGVSGSAHYAQNSLPRAKSDFNLALVGAGPITGSKHKIIEEQLMHGELERGDQRPLVKALYAYMPSGENQLSFEEGDRIALVGAKAKGWQFGENLRTQHFGWFPVAYTNAESLELPPSAGRRYENMHMSYERNGASGLRSYHEQQQQQQQQQQQYEAQLELLDSDATYRRRRNHSAEESSPTRMFGDTIKQQKKYRSGSAANPRPGPPPTLPAPVPNAGQSQSARMLNSSQSFCATNGVPAAVERRKQKLLNGAQSSMSQPSTKSAAAAKTSLHSSNDSGFANEPPPQPEVDYSDEEPATQRVPIRASQFATIKLRHTKTNDRSAPMIYRSVNK; this is encoded by the exons ATGGAGGCCGAAGAAATTACAAAGCTCGTTGATGGCGTTTATAGG AATATACTCGATAGATTTAATCCGGGTGCCAGGCAGCTAATTGCGGCGGGCAAAAGTTACCTGAAGGCGTTGCATG GTGCCGCAACTGCCTCGCGTCTATTCAATGAAGCATTGGCCAAGATTGCAATGAACGCGCAACAAAGCGGAACAGGCGATATTG GTTCGGCTTTGATGAGCGTTGTTAATGTTAACAAGGAGATACAGGAGCAACAGATGAATATT CTGAAAGCCTTCTACGTTGATCTATTGGTGCCATTGGAGACGAATTTGGAGAAGGACACGAAAGTCGTGCAACATgagcaaaagaaatttatgcAGCAGCACAAAGTGCGCATGGAGAGCTACCAGAAGGCCGTTTCCACAATGAAAAAGCAGCGCAAGAAAAAGGCCACGCCCGAGAATACCGAAAAGGAGCTGAGA AGCCTGCAACTGTTGGAGgatcaaaagaaaaaactcgACATATTTTGTGATCAGAGCTATAAGAAT GCCATGACACAGGAGCGTCGTCGCTATGGCTTCGTCTTGGAGCGCCAGTGCTCGATCGCCAAGCACTGGATGGCCTACCATGCCACCGGCAAAACAGTAATTGATAATAATTTCGAAAATTGGCAAGAGATTGCCGCTTCTCGTGAGATAATTCCGCCGGCCGCATACGAAAGCGCcggctacagcagcagcaacagcaacacaagaCGCCTGGTGAGTCATCATGCGCCCAGCCCTAACAACCTCTCTCTCTTAACCACTCTCCGACTGttcgtctgtttgtctgtccaGGAGCGCATCAAAGACGCTGACGATGatcagcttcagctccaggGCCAAGGCCAGGGCCAGGGCCTGGGCGCCCAGCTAAAGAAGTCGCGCAGCATCGATGCGCCGTACGGCGACATGCGCACTCTGCACGAGCGTGAGGGTGTCTCTGGATCGGCGCACTATGCTCAGAACTCGCTGCCACGTGCCAAATCCGATTTCAATCTGGCGCTGGTCGGCGCAGGACCCATCACAG GCAGCAAACACAAAATCATTGAGGAGCAGCTGATGCATGGCGAGCTCGAGCGCGGGGATCAACGTCCGCTGGTCAAGGCGCTCTACGCGTACATGCCGTCCGGCGAGAATCAGCTGTCCTTTGAGGAGGGCGATCGCATAGCGCTTGTGGGCGCCAAGGCCAAGGGCTGGCAGTTCGGTGAGAATCTGCGCACTCAGCACTTCGGCTGGTTCCCTGTGGCGTACACCAACGCGGAGAGCCTGGAGCTGCCGCCCTCCGCCGGTCGACGCTACGAGAACATGCACATGAGCTACGAGCGCAACGGCGCCAGCGGACTGCGCAGCTACcatgaacagcagcagcagcaacagcagcagcagcagcagtatgAGGCGCAACTGGAGCTCCTGGACAGCGATGCCACCTATCGGCGACGACGCAATCACAGCGCCGAGGAGTCCTCGCCCACGCGCATGTTTGGCGACACCATcaagcagcagaagaagtACCGCTCCGGCTCCGCGGCCAATCCACGTCCCGGCCCGCCGCCCACGCTGCCCGCTCCCGTGCCCAATGCTGGCCAGAGCCAGAGCGCCCGAATGCTGAACAGCTCGCAAAGCTTCTGTGCCACCAATGGGGTGCCAGCTGCCGTGGAGAGGCGCAAGCAGAAGCTGCTAAATGGAGCACAG AGCTCGATGAGTCAACCGTCCACAAAGTCCGCGGCGGCGGCAAAGACCTCGCtgcacagcagcaacgacaGCGGCTTCGCCAATGAGCCGCCGCCTCAGCCCGAGGTGGACTACTCCGACGAGGAGCCAGCCACACAACGTGTGCCCATACG CGCCTCGCAATTTGCCACCATCAAGTTGCGGCACACGAAGACCAATGATCGCTCGGCTCCGATGATCTACCGGAGCGTCAACAAGTAG